A genome region from Euphorbia lathyris chromosome 4, ddEupLath1.1, whole genome shotgun sequence includes the following:
- the LOC136227493 gene encoding small ribosomal subunit protein uS8z/uS8w gives MVRVSVLNDALKCMYNAEKRGKRQAMIRPSSKVVIKFLLVMQKHGYIGEFEYVDDHRSGKIVVELNGRLNKCGVISPRFDIGVKEVEGWTARLLPSRQFGFIVLTTSAGIMDHEEARRKNVGGKVLGFFY, from the exons ATGGTGAGGGTTAGTGTTCTGAATGATGCTCTGAAGTGTATGTACAATGCTGAGAAGCGCGGGAAGCGCCAGGCCATGATCAGGCCTTCCTCTAAAGTTGTCATCAAATTTCTACTTGTTATGCAAAAGCACG GATACATTGGTGAATTCGAATATGTCGATGACCACCGATCTGGCAAAATTGTGGTTGAACTGAACGGAAGGCTGAACAAGTGTGGTGTTATCAGCCCCCGTTTCGACATTGGTGTCAAGGAAGTCGAAGGATGGACTGCCAGGCTCCTTCCCTCAAGACAG TTTGGGTTCATCGTTTTGACAACTTCTGCTGGCATCATGGACCATGAAGAGGCCAGAAGAAAAAATGTTGGAGGCAAAGTGCTTGGGTTCTTTTATTAG